In a genomic window of Penaeus vannamei isolate JL-2024 chromosome 38, ASM4276789v1, whole genome shotgun sequence:
- the LOC113802391 gene encoding U-scoloptoxin(01)-Cw1a-like — MKVLAALLALCGVAAANSPFRFSDGYLDVLGAEPVQAFDCAGRSYGYYADVSSDCRVFHVCLPVADDLGDVLETAHFSFFCGNQTVFSQESLTCAHPEEAFPCDQAETLFDSVNALFGVIPDEK; from the coding sequence ATGAAGGTCCTCGCTGCTCTCCTGGCTCTGTGTGGCGTGGCCGCCGCCAACTCCCCCTTCCGCTTCTCCGACGGCTACCTCGACGTCCTCGGCGCAGAGCCCGTTCAGGCCTTCGACTGTGCCGGTCGAAGCTACGGCTATTACGCCGACGTCAGCAGCGACTGCCGAGTGTTCCACGTGTGCCTGCCCGTGGCTGACGACCTGGGCGACGTGCTCGAGACcgcccacttctccttcttctgcggcAACCAGACCGTGTTCAGCCAGGAGTCCCTCACCTGCGCCCACCCCGAGGAGGCCTTCCCCTGCGACCAGGCCGAGACCCTCTTCGACTCCGTCAACGCTCTCTTCGGCGTCATTCCCgacgaaaaatag